A part of Neodiprion pinetum isolate iyNeoPine1 chromosome 4, iyNeoPine1.2, whole genome shotgun sequence genomic DNA contains:
- the PolI gene encoding DNA polymerase iota yields the protein MDISDTEEIARHPRSIVHLDIDCFYAQVEMLRHPELDGKPLGVQQKNIVVTSNYLARKFGVGKCMSVQEALRLCPGLSLIRGEDLSEYRRISTKISEILHQFTPLVERLGMDESFVDVSSMVERYENDKRDTDCRMKDGNSCDDDYDDCEDKPEQVVGNIFGMSEEECPCGCHARLAAASRIAADMRARIYKELHLTCSAGIGTNKLVAKLAGSLHKPNQQTVVYPCSGPALLTKIGPVSKIPGVGFKTDQLLAMNNIRTVEDMRRLSLEDLELKIGSDLARKLKDSAEGIDDSAVKPSGKPQSIGIEDGFKHVSLVVEVESRLGALLRRLTDLATEDGRIPVAMKVTVRKHDLNKPSTGKRETRQCALPQTLLPSTKGGIYDHGKMLILAMKLFHRAVDVSKPFHLTLLGVAFTKFEERVSGRSSITSFLRKQVAVQSVLDISSEEGISELDFPSAGSNDTSTIPDVAISTVANATTATATTTVVSDVLLAVDSRDSGDEMTKCCSTPSPDRMITPPLNLHSPSMSSSSAEATSGGNSHNYLPNHRPHRHHHHRHLPRHHHHHHHRRQSPEEEDSSGEVEPSPKKTKLEVWLRGRRESPSNEMASLRLSPSSPMSSISPPPGTDPAVFKSLPIDLQTEISQSWSTSSKPKPNDILKYFIANK from the coding sequence CCAGGTAGAAATGTTACGGCATCCCGAATTGGATGGAAAACCTCTGGGGGTACAACAGAAGAATATTGTCGTCACCAGCAATTACTTGGCGCGGAAATTTGGCGTTGGGAAGTGCATGTCAGTGCAGGAAGCGTTGCGTCTTTGCCCCGGACTCTCTCTTATTCGAGGTGAAGACCTGTCCGAGTATCGCCGAATATCGACAAAGATATCGGAAATATTGCATCAGTTTACCCCTTTGGTCGAGAGGTTAGGTATGGACGAGAGCTTTGTGGACGTATCTTCAATGGTAGAACGATATGAGAATGATAAACGAGACACCGATTGCCGAATGAAGGACGGAAATTCCTGTGATGACGACTACGACGATTGTGAAGATAAGCCGGAACAAGTTGTTGGCAACATTTTTGGCATGTCCGAAGAAGAATGTCCTTGTGGCTGTCACGCTCGCCTTGCTGCTGCCTCCAGAATTGCGGCTGACATGAGAGCTCGTATATATAAAGAATTGCATTTAACTTGTAGTGCGGGTATTGGTACCAACAAGCTGGTGGCCAAGCTGGCTGGCTCGCTGCATAAACCCAATCAGCAAACTGTGGTATATCCATGCTCTGGGCCGGCTCTCCTTACTAAGATTGGACCTGTCTCAAAAATACCAGGAGTAGGTTTCAAAACTGACCAGCTACTTGCAATGAACAATATTAGAACAGTAGAGGATATGCGTCGATTGTCACTGGAGGATTTAGAATTGAAGATTGGCAGTGACTTAGCCAGAAAGCTGAAGGATAGCGCCGAAGGTATCGACGACAGTGCCGTGAAACCATCTGGAAAACCTCAGTCGATAGGAATAGAGGATGGTTTCAAACATGTGTCATTGGTAGTAGAGGTTGAATCGCGCCTTGGAGCCCTACTTAGACGACTTACAGACTTGGCAACTGAAGATGGGAGAATACCGGTGGCAATGAAAGTAACTGTGAGAAAACACGATTTGAATAAACCGAGTACAGGTAAGAGGGAGACAAGGCAGTGTGCTCTGCCTCAAACTCTTCTACCATCCACAAAGGGGGGCATATATGACCATGGAAAAATGCTAATCCTAGCCATGAAGCTGTTTCATCGAGCGGTCGATGTCTCCAAACCATTTCATTTAACACTACTGGGAGTGGCATTTACAAAGTTTGAGGAACGCGTCTCTGGAAGAAGCAGTATCACCTCGTTCTTACGAAAACAAGTTGCGGTGCAGTCAGTACTTGACATTAGTTCCGAGGAAGGAATTTCGGAACTAGATTTTCCATCTGCTGGAAGCAATGACACTTCTACAATTCCTGATGTCGCCATTAGTACAGTTGCAAATGCGACCACAGCTACTGCTACGACAACTGTTGTGAGCGATGTTCTTCTCGCAGTAGACAGCAGAGATTCGGGAGACGAAATGACTAAGTGCTGTTCAACTCCAAGTCCAGATCGTATGATTACGCCGCCGTTGAATTTACACAGTCCATCCATGTCGTCTAGCAGTGCTGAAGCTACCTCGGGAGGTAACTCTCACAATTACCTTCCTAATCACCGCcctcatcgtcatcatcatcatcgtcaccTTCCTCgtcatcaccatcatcatcatcatcgtcgtcaatCCCCGGAAGAAGAGGACTCTTCAGGAGAGGTAGAGCCATCTCCTAAAAAAACCAAACTTGAAGTTTGGTTAAGAGGCCGCAGAGAGTCACCGAGCAATGAAATGGCAAGTCTGAGACTCAGCCCATCTTCGCCTATGTCGTCAATATCACCACCACCAGGAACAGATCCAGCTGTCTTCAAATCGCTCCCCATTGACTTGCAAACAGAAATCAGCCAGTCGTGGTCAACTTCTAGCAAACCAAAACCGAACGATATACTCAAATATTTTATAGCAAACAAGTGA
- the Tsen54 gene encoding uncharacterized protein Tsen54 produces MFGNTLRAPELLKNKGITFEAWKKWDKTAETLPHKGQKQYEPNNSWLQNKQIEKGLKDRKDLLGIERVERSSQLATAEWLPLESRARVTKKSGQEWTNFGLEENLELYLIPEEALLLLELNRLELTWEGVALSVQQAYVVLLDSNPSKCNIDEYRVYSHLVRQGYRLQRFRYEDDSVLSDMNNPSRRWAKLKRKKQIHDPRGGFGMTRARMSVADSDESIKNDSTETIQDCNPVERGQDMVDNTNDKHNICSLRTEKSDEYPTSSQPGNDIKSRSEINMSNSSETCTRENSEGTNKVEKIIAPLGTNVETAFLPETEKYTLDGAKTSTKKLPSELYDKGVENLPGPSNVEANKRADNQGHHTKLKIISDETILGDIKILSKWPGSRIQRNVKWMPKRNTSGALLPVTERKSSGCTINDINMDGVSPLESLHSRLGGVPKSSRSDKDLENVERPKKVMHEVIEVSDDEIEEVPQKMSRMEMLNLFPNVMCEASLLKPIPRKYLPCNVRPQLSAVRRRSKYYVRSKSKNDDSHEDNYNTLPEVRSRLANDMPGSISCSNTISRNESAQVNFNGISVNCRNEVSWQGLSFSKELYESRMMYQRCYNQGAHSRSLPNYAVFREPEHVSVHLRTYTDIAIAQYISGRSPFLRRGFSHRQNIWSNMSYSHAGQNFLNLTPRILCDRVSAYNGFSHFGNSVPQRPTYSHKRGCDVFRYSSRKHYPNRAAEMGRPSFKIVPGALSWAETKAKWLEEKTITIDDEECVNNKDSSSDESEVKVVAQLVKPLVGPQNTTSLTRVYQSLQIIKNITNSNAVRPRKLEHVNYKISYNLYSTGQHYKKASPGTPMYRVVVFRPELTPFIELAEIIRLQQDAKESPIVFACASQTSVTFAELETIKIPDITDT; encoded by the exons ATGTTCGGCAATACTTTGAG GGCTCCGGAGCTGTTGAAAAATAAGGGCATAACATTCGAGGCATGGAAGAAGTGGGACAAAACTGCAGAGACGTTACCGCACAAGGGCCAAAAGCAGTATGAACCGAATAACTCTTGGCTACAGAATAAACAGATAGAAAAGGGACTTAAGGATCGCAAGGACTTACTTGGAATAGAGAGGGTAGAACGTAGTTCTCAGCTTGCCACAGCCGAGTGGTTACCACTAGAATCAAGGGCTCGTGTCACCAAAAAGTCTGGTCAGGAGTGGACTAATTTTGGTCTTGAAGAGAATCTTGAACTGTATCTGATCCCAGAGGAGGCATTGCTTCTCCTTGAGCTG AATCGTCTGGAACTAACATGGGAGGGTGTTGCGCTCTCTGTCCAGCAAGCATATGTAGTTCTTTTGGATTCTAATCCATCAAAGTGCAACATAGATGAGTATAGAGTATACAGTCACTTGGTACGTCAAGGTTACCGGTTACAAAGATTTCGTTACGAAGATGATTCAGTCCTATCTGATATGAATAATCCTTCTCGGCGATGGGCGAaattaaaaaggaaaaaacagaTTCATGACCCTCGGGGCGGTTTTGGAATGACAAGAGCTCGCATGAGTGTAGCTGATTCTGATGAATCAATCAAAAATGATTCAACCGAGACTATACAGGATTGTAACCCAGTCGAGAGAGGTCAGGATATGGTGGATAATACAAACGACAAGCACAATATCTGCAGTCTTAGAACGGAAAAATCAGACGAATATCCGACTTCAAGCCAACCTGGCAATGATATAAAAAGCAGGTCGGAAATAAACATGTCTAACAGTTCAGAAACTTGCACTCGTGAGAATAGTGAAGGTACCAATaaagttgagaaaataatAGCACCGCTCGGGACTAATGTGGAAACTGCATTTCTGCCagaaactgaaaaatatactttggaTGGTGCCAAGACAAGTACGAAAAAGTTACCAAGTGAGTTATATGACAAAGGAGTTGAAAATCTACCGGGTCCTAGCAATGTGGAGGCTAATAAAAGAGCCGATAACCAGGGACATCACAccaagttgaaaatcatttcTGATGAGACTATTTTAGGTGATATCAAAATATTATCGAAATGGCCAGGTTCACGAATACAAAGAAATGTAAAATGGATGCCAAAACGAAATACTAGTGGAGCTCTGCTCCCAGTGACCGAAAGAAAATCCAGTGGCTGCACTATTAACGATATCAACATGGATGGTGTATCACCGCTGGAAAGTCTACATTCAAGGCTTGGTGGAGTACCAAAATCTTCTCGATCAGACAAGGACCTTGAAAACGTAGAAAGACCAAAGAAAGTCATGCATGAG GTGATTGAAGTTTCTGATGATGAGATCGAAGAGGTACCACAGAAGATGTCAAGAATGGAAATGCTAAATCTCTTTCCAAATGTCATGTGTGAAGCATCATTACTTAAACCGATCCCTAGAAAGTATTTACCCTGTAATGTCAGACCTCAACTATCAGcagttcgaaggcgatcaaaGTACTATGTCCGTTCAAAAAGCAAGAATGACGACTCACATGAAGATAACTATAATACATTACCAGAGGTCCGATCGCGATTGGCAAATGATATGCCTGGATCAATTTCTTGTAGTAATACAATTTCTCGCAATGAATCTGCTCAGGTTAATTTCAATGGAATTTCAGTAAATTGCAGAAATGAAGTTTCATGGCAAGGTTTGTCCTTCTCCAAAGAATTATATGAAAGTCGAATGATGTACCAACGATGTTACAATCAAGGAGCACACTCGCGAAGTTTGCCTAATTACGCAGTGTTCAGAGAACCGGAACACGTCTCTGTACATTTGCGTACTTATACAGACATTGCTATAGCGCAATATATTTCGGGAAGGTCACCATTTCTTAGACGCGGCTTTTCTCATCGTCAAAATATTTGGTCCAATATGAGTTATTCTCATGCcggacaaaattttttaaatctcacACCTCGAATCCTTTGTGACAGAGTGTCTGCTTACAATGGCTTTAGCCACTTTGGGAATTCAGTACCTCAAAGACCAACTTATAGTCATAAAAGAGGGTGCGATGTATTTAGGTATTCGAGCCGGAAACATTATCCAAACCGGGCAGCAGAAATGGGTAGGCCATCTTTTAAAATTGTTCCCGGCGCTTTATCATGGGCCGAAACTAAAGCAAAATGGTTAGAAGAAAAGACGATAACAATTGATGATGAAGAGTGTGTAAATAATAAGGATTCATCAAGCGACGAAAGTGAAGTGAAAGTGGTGGCACAGCTGGTGAAGCCATTAGTAGGTCCGCAGAATACGACCAGTCTGACGAGAGTTTACCAAAGTCtgcaaattataaaaaatattacgaataGCAATGCTGTACGTCCAAGAAAGCTAGAACACGTTAACTACAAGATCTCTTATAATTTGTACTCAACTGGTCAGCACTACAAAAAAGCAAGTCCTGGTACACCTATGTATAGGGTAGTTGTGTTCAG acCTGAGTTGACTCCGTTCATTGAATTGGCAGAAATAATACGTCTTCAGCAAGATGCCAAAGAGTCGCCCATAGTTTTCGCTTGTGCGTCGCAAACGTCAGTCACGTTTGCTGAGCTGGAGACTATAAAGATACCTGATATTACGGATACCTGA